The DNA window CGTCATCGCCGAGCGCATTGAGACCGAGTTCCGCACCGCCTCCGGCATCGCCGACAGCAAAGGTCACATAGTCGCCGGCGTCCTCCTCATCACAGCCGGATACTCGGCGAACGGGAAGTACTCCTACTTCCTGCTCACCCAGGTGCCCATGAAGATCGCCGATAAGACGCTCGCCCCCGGTAACTACCTCATCGGCTGGACCCGCAGCGACACCGAACTCTTCGTCACCCTCTCCGACGCCGCCACCGGCAACCCCGCCGTCGAGGTCACCGCCACCCGTAACCCGGAGATCCACCGTGTAGAGAGCTTCCACATCGCCCCGCCCTCGGGGATGTCGGTCATCCAGCTGGGCCGTTTCACCTTTCCCTACACCCTGCCTGAATCCACACGTTAAAAAGTGACGCCCCCTACGAGGGGGCGCTGGGGAGTGCTACTTGACTTCCTTAGAGTAGGTCACTCCCAGTCGTCTTCCATCAACCCTGCGGTTGGAGTTCACTCCACCTATCGGTCGATTACCTGCACTCTGCGCACTTAGCCATGATCGCCTTGTGCATCCGGTCGCGCGTCTCGGTAGAGAGTTCGTAGATCTCGTGGTCTTTGTAGATCTCGATGGTCTGGCGGGTCGTGTTCACGACGACCTCGCAGTGGCTGCACTCGCATAGGTGAGCGCGTACCTCTTCAATGAACTCGGGCTGTACCTGCCCGTCGAAGTAGTCGGTCATCTTGCTGAGAAAGTCTGTGCAAGTCACTACGCTGTACTCTCTTTCTTCTGCCGGAAGTAGCGGCTCAACCGCTCCCGCAGTTGCAGTCTGGCCCGAAGCAGTCTCGATTTGACTGCCGGTACGCTCAATCCAAGCGCCTCGGCCGTCTCTTCCGTCGACAGGTTTTCGATGTCGCGCAGAGTAAAAACGGTTCTAAATCCTGGCGGCAGGCCATTAATTGTCTTGCGGAGTATATCGCCAAGTTCGCCCTGGTTGTACAGCTGCTCCGGATTCGGGCTCCAATCGGCAAAGTCGCGCGGGATCGAGCCCTCTTCCGTATGGACATCCTCGTCCATAGAGACGGTCTTGCTCGTCTTTCGTTTGCGCAACCGCATCAGGCTCTCGTTGACCGCGATCCGCACCAGCCAGGTGGAGAACTTCGAGTTCCCCTGAAACTGGTCAAGCTTCTGGTAGGCCTTCAGGAAAGCGTCCTGGGTAATGTCTTCAGCATCTTCGCGGTTCTGGGTGATGTGCTGCGCCACGCGGAAGATCTGCCGGTCGTACTGCTTCACCAGCGTCTCAAACGCGGAGACATCGCCAGCCTTGGCGCGCTCAACCAGCGCCACATCGGGGTGAATCTCTACTTCTTCCGTAACTGGTATGGGAGTCGTTGCCATAGGGGCGTTCATGCTCGGTGCGTACGACTGTTGGAGCTGGGCGGGACGCACTCCGCAAAGACGAGTGTAAATGCAGCAGGCGGCATGGGCAATGTTCGGGGCAGTGTGCCCGAACAAGTCAAGACACTGTCAACTCCCAAAACCGTACCCGGCAAGGTTCGTTTACAGGCCCGCCACGGTAACTCCGCCGCGCAGAGCTTACAGTTATAAGGTGGGCTCGATGGAAACAGTAAAGTCTTTGAACCTCCGGCCAAAGCAGAGTCCGGTCACACGCCGCGCCCTTGCCTTCACCCTGGCTATAGCTACCGCCTTCTCCGCCTTCGCGCCGATGTCTCTGTTCTCCCAGACCAGCGCGGGAAGCACCAAAACAGCTACCAAGTCAAAGAAAAAGGCTGGTGCGACCGCGAGTTCGAGCAAGAAGAAACCGGCATCAAAGTCGACTAAGGCCGCAGCGGCAAAGAAGCGCAAGTACGCCTCGAAGCCTACCCCACAAAGCATCCGTCTCTCGAGCGCCTTCGTCGCCTCGGCCAATCTTCGTCCCATGGCGCAGCAGCTCGCCGCCACGCGTTCCGCAGCCGCCTACGCTGGGGTGCAGAACTACGCCGCCGCCCACCCAGGCGAGGGCGCAGCCGCAGCCTACCTCGCTCTCGGCCACGCCTACGCGCAGGACCACCGCGCCACCGACGCTGCTGCGATGTTCCGGCGCGCCGACGCCGCAGGCAAGGCACTCGACGACTACGCCGACTACCTCGGCGCTCAGGCATCACTCCAGGCCAACCGCCCCGCCGACGCATACACTCTGCTCGACCACTTCGCCGACCGCCATCCCGACAGCATCTTCGTTGCCACCGCACCTATTCTGCTCGCCAACGCCTATCTGCAAAGCGGCGATCCGCAGGGCGCTCTTCGAACGCTGCAACCGCTCGCCCAGACGCCCGTCGGGACGAAGGCAGACTTCCGCTACGTCCTCGCCCGTGCTTACCAGCTCTCCGGCAACGCCGCCGTCGCCTCCGACATCTACCGCAAGCTCTACAGCCAGCTCCCGCTCAGCTCGGAGGCTCAGCAATCGCGCAGCCAGCTCCAGTCGATGGGACAACCTCTAACAGCGGGCGAGCGCAAGTCTCATGCCGACCAGCTCTTCAACGCCAAGCGATATACCGAGGCGGGCGACGAGTATCACGAGATCGCCAAGAACTCCTCCAGCCTCAGCACCGCCGACCTCAACGCCCTCAAGATCTACGAGGCCGTCTGCGACCTGAAGCTCAAACATCTCTCCCGCCGAGACGTCGAACATCTACCCGACACCGGCGACGACACGGCCGCCCTCAAGCTCTACATGCTCGCCGAGATCTCGCGCAATGAGAACGACGCCACCGGTCACGACGCCATCATCAACGACATGGTGAAGCGCTTCCCCGCCAGCCGCTGGCTTGAAGAAGCGCTCTACTCTGGCGGCAACATGTACCTGCTCAAGCACAACTCCCAACAGGCGATCTTCCACTACACAACCTTAGTCACGCTCTTCCCGCGCAGCACCTATGCTCCCTCCGCGCACTGGCGCGCCGCATGGATGAACTACCGCATCCGGAACTACTCCGAGGCTGCCCGCCTCATGGATGAGCAGATTCAGCAGTACGGCGGCGGCATCGAGATCCCCAGCGCGCTCTACTGGCGTGGCCGAATCTACGAAGACGAAGAGCACAACTTCGGCCAGGCGGCCAACTACTATCGCGCGCTCAACGCCACCTACACCAACTACTACTACGCGATCCTCGCCCGGCAACGGCTCGCGGTCATCGGCAATAAGGACAAAGTCGAACCCTCACCGGTGCTCGCCTCGGTCCACCCCACCGACGTGCCCGACCTTAGCCCCGAGCTTCCCGAGGACGACATTCACCTCATCAAGGCGCGGCTGCTCGCCAACGCTTCGCTGAATGAGTTCATCGGGCCGGAGATCGCAGCCAGCCCCGACTCGCCCGAATGGGGAGCGCTCGCCCAGGCAGAGATCTACACCTCGTTCGGCGAGGTCACCCGCGCCCTGCAGTCCATGAAGCACAGCGGCCTGCCCTACTTCGCCTTGCCCATCGACCAAGTCCCGGTGATCTACTGGCAGCTTCTCTTCCCCAAGCCGTACTGGGCCGATCTCGTCACCGACTCACAGCGCAACGGCGTCGATCCTTACCTCGTCGCCTCGCTGATCCGCCAGGAATCAGAGTTCAACGCCGGTGCCGTCAGCCGAGCTAACGCCTACGGCCTCATGCAGTTGCTGCCCTCGGTCGGGAAGGCTGCTGCAAAGAAGAACGGCATCAAGCGCTTCAGCACCAACGATCTTCTAAACCCGGCCACCAACCTTCTGCTCGGCACGACCAACCTGAAGCAGGTGCTCGACCGCTTCGGCGGCCAGGCCGAGTACGCTCTCGCCGCCTACAACGCCGGCGACACTCCCGTCAGGCTCTGGCTCTCCAGCAACGACTACAAGGACGTTCCCGAGTTCGTCGAGTCCATCCCCTACACCGAGACCCGTGAGTACGTGCAGGCCATTCTCCGCAACCGCGAGATGTACCGCGCCCTCTACCCCATTCGCTGAATGATTCCCACAATTGTGTAACATTCGCCCGCCTGAATCTGCGATATGATCTGCACCAGAAGTAGTGCACTCCGCGCCCGGAGGTCCCATCTCTTAGCTCCATCACTCGCATCCCGTTGTCGGCGAACAGGCATTCAACCTTGCAAAGTTTGAGCGGAAGAGGGCGCACATGGTGGCAGATCTCAGCTTCATCGAAGAGTGGATTCCCGATCAGATGGACCCCGGAACGGTCTTCGTTCTGGAGAATGCAGGAACCCTTGGCGAGGCGCAGAACCCCTATTGGGCAGTTCTCTCCTGCCCGGATTGCGGTTCGCTTGGCCTGATTACCCGAACCCAGTATCACGGCCTGGAATCGATGATCTGCGGTGCGGATGACTGCTCCGCGCAGTACTTTCTGCGCGACGGCAACCTCCGTTACCGCCTGCCAAGCTGAGCCGGACGAATCTCAGTCGATTCGTATGATTCCCTGCTCGATCGCGACCCGCGCCGCCTCGGTGCGGTCGCAGACATCCAGCTTGCTCGAGATGCTGCTCAACTGGTTCCGCACCGTGAACTGGCTTACCCCCGAGGCTCCGGCAATCTCCTTGTTGGTCAGCCCCTTCGCGACCATCTCCAGCACGCTCAACTCCCGTGCCGTCAGGTTCTTCCGCTGCCGCCGCTGCTCGATCCGCTCCATCATCTGGCTCGAAAAGATCAGTTTCCCCGCGTGCGCCAGTTCAATGCTCTTCGAGATGTGGTCCGGCAGCGCATCCTTGCTCAGATAGCCGCGAGCACCAGCCTCGAACGCTTGAAAGATCTCCTCATCCAGCTCGTAGGTTGACAGGATCAGGCCTCTGCACGCTGGCGCCTTCTGCTTCAGCCTCTTCAGCACCTCCACCCCGCCCATCGGCGACATCCGTAGATCGATCAACATGACGTCGACCGGCTGACGGCAGGCAACACGAAGCGCTTCTTCGCCGGAAGCACACACCATCACCAATTGAATCTGCGCAAAGTTCGAGATCATGCTGCGCAGCCCCTCGCGCACGACCGGGTGGTCGTCGACGATCAGCAGCCGGATCTTCGCAGCATCAGCCATGGCGGACTCCCATCCTCATCGACTCCTTCAGGTACAGCCACAGCCCATGCACGCCGGAACCGTTGAGCAGATGCGGCAGCCGCATAAGCTCTGTCTCCAGCCGAACGCTTGTGCCGTGGCCATCGCTGGTTATCTCCAGATGGCCACCAATCATCTCCGCTCGCTTGCTCATCCCGAAGAGACCGTTGCCGGTCGATTCCTTCTTCTCGCTTAGGCCCCGCCCATTATCGACGATCAACAACGTCAGATGCCGCGCCTCATAGCGCAGCCGAATCGAGAGCGATGAAGCCTCCGCATGAAGCACGGCATTCGAGATCGACTCCTGCCCGATCCGAAAGAAACAGTCCGCGACGCGCAACGGCAGCCGCCTTGGCTCGCCCTCCGAGACGCACTCGATGGACAAACTTCCGCCCTCCACCAGCCGCTCCGCGCAAGCCTTCAGTGCGGCGGCAAGATTGCTCAAACTCGCCACCTCCGACCGCAGCGTAGTGATGCTGCGACGCAACTCTTCATGGCTCTCGCGCACCATGCTCTGCGCCCGTACCAGTTCCTTATCAGGCGATCGTCCCGCTCCGAGCGTATCTTCGACCGCCCGCAGCTGGAACCCGATCCCGGCGAAGCTCTGCGAGACCGTATCGTGCAGGTCATGCGCCAACAGCTCGCGCTCTTCGAGAACATGCAGCAGATAACGATGCTTGATTTCGTTGTAGATCATCACGCCCCCAACGGCGAGCACCAGCACGAGAACAGTCACATACACAATGTGCCGCGAGTCCACCACGGAGCTTCATGTGTAACCCGCAAAGCGCCCTGAGAGGGCGAAAGCAGGAGCGCGAAGGCGCTGTCTCCCGCAAACCCAGGGTCGGACCGAATGACGCCGGTCAGTTGTAACTCGCTGCCGGGTCTCAGCTTCGACAGCTCACGTTCGTAGTTGTTCGCGTCCACGATCACTCGAAAGACTTCGCCCCTGGCCTCCAGTTCAAGCACACCCTGCCGCCCCGACGCTTCAAGCGTTCTCATCAGCGTGCCCTGAAGCACC is part of the Granulicella aggregans genome and encodes:
- a CDS encoding anti-sigma factor family protein, with the protein product MTCTDFLSKMTDYFDGQVQPEFIEEVRAHLCECSHCEVVVNTTRQTIEIYKDHEIYELSTETRDRMHKAIMAKCAECR
- a CDS encoding sigma-70 family RNA polymerase sigma factor, which produces MATTPIPVTEEVEIHPDVALVERAKAGDVSAFETLVKQYDRQIFRVAQHITQNREDAEDITQDAFLKAYQKLDQFQGNSKFSTWLVRIAVNESLMRLRKRKTSKTVSMDEDVHTEEGSIPRDFADWSPNPEQLYNQGELGDILRKTINGLPPGFRTVFTLRDIENLSTEETAEALGLSVPAVKSRLLRARLQLRERLSRYFRQKKESTA
- a CDS encoding lytic transglycosylase domain-containing protein, which codes for METVKSLNLRPKQSPVTRRALAFTLAIATAFSAFAPMSLFSQTSAGSTKTATKSKKKAGATASSSKKKPASKSTKAAAAKKRKYASKPTPQSIRLSSAFVASANLRPMAQQLAATRSAAAYAGVQNYAAAHPGEGAAAAYLALGHAYAQDHRATDAAAMFRRADAAGKALDDYADYLGAQASLQANRPADAYTLLDHFADRHPDSIFVATAPILLANAYLQSGDPQGALRTLQPLAQTPVGTKADFRYVLARAYQLSGNAAVASDIYRKLYSQLPLSSEAQQSRSQLQSMGQPLTAGERKSHADQLFNAKRYTEAGDEYHEIAKNSSSLSTADLNALKIYEAVCDLKLKHLSRRDVEHLPDTGDDTAALKLYMLAEISRNENDATGHDAIINDMVKRFPASRWLEEALYSGGNMYLLKHNSQQAIFHYTTLVTLFPRSTYAPSAHWRAAWMNYRIRNYSEAARLMDEQIQQYGGGIEIPSALYWRGRIYEDEEHNFGQAANYYRALNATYTNYYYAILARQRLAVIGNKDKVEPSPVLASVHPTDVPDLSPELPEDDIHLIKARLLANASLNEFIGPEIAASPDSPEWGALAQAEIYTSFGEVTRALQSMKHSGLPYFALPIDQVPVIYWQLLFPKPYWADLVTDSQRNGVDPYLVASLIRQESEFNAGAVSRANAYGLMQLLPSVGKAAAKKNGIKRFSTNDLLNPATNLLLGTTNLKQVLDRFGGQAEYALAAYNAGDTPVRLWLSSNDYKDVPEFVESIPYTETREYVQAILRNREMYRALYPIR
- a CDS encoding response regulator transcription factor is translated as MADAAKIRLLIVDDHPVVREGLRSMISNFAQIQLVMVCASGEEALRVACRQPVDVMLIDLRMSPMGGVEVLKRLKQKAPACRGLILSTYELDEEIFQAFEAGARGYLSKDALPDHISKSIELAHAGKLIFSSQMMERIEQRRQRKNLTARELSVLEMVAKGLTNKEIAGASGVSQFTVRNQLSSISSKLDVCDRTEAARVAIEQGIIRID
- a CDS encoding sensor histidine kinase, with product MDSRHIVYVTVLVLVLAVGGVMIYNEIKHRYLLHVLEERELLAHDLHDTVSQSFAGIGFQLRAVEDTLGAGRSPDKELVRAQSMVRESHEELRRSITTLRSEVASLSNLAAALKACAERLVEGGSLSIECVSEGEPRRLPLRVADCFFRIGQESISNAVLHAEASSLSIRLRYEARHLTLLIVDNGRGLSEKKESTGNGLFGMSKRAEMIGGHLEITSDGHGTSVRLETELMRLPHLLNGSGVHGLWLYLKESMRMGVRHG